The following is a genomic window from Candidatus Hydrogenedentota bacterium.
CTATCATGTGGCACAAGCTATGCATGTGGAGCTGAAAGCCCAAGCTTCTGAAGGCTTTGCATTTGGTGGATGGCATATTGTACGCGGCGACGGGAGCGAAGTGTTTTCTATTGACAATCCTCTTCCCTTGGAAGTAAAAGAAGAAACACAGGTCAATCTTTCCTTTGGACGGGAAGCCCTTTGGTTTAGAGTGGATGCCTCAGACGCCAACGCAGAGACAAGTCCCCCACAAGGGCTCTACACCATAGCCAAAGGTACGGCAGCGACTCTTTACGCGAAGCCTTTATCTGATAAGTCTTTTCAATATTGGATGTCTTCCCATGGTGAACGATATTTTGACAACCCCTATGTTTTAAAAGAAGTAAACGAGTTTATGAGCTACACCGCATTCTACGGACTACCTTTATATGGGCTTCATCTTTCGACAACAGGCGAAGGCGTGGGTACGGTCGAAATAAATGAGGAGAATCCGTCATTCATCATTGAGGGCAGCACGGTAACGCTCAAAGCTAAGGCAAGTCCGGATTCAGTCTTTTCTCACTGGGAAGGGGATTTATCGCCTCAGTCGAACCCGCTTAGCGATGAATTGATTGTAATCATGGACAAAGAACGTTGTGTAACGGCGTCCTTTCTCAAAGCAGATCACCAACTCACGATTACGACAGTCGGATTGGAAGACTGCGTTCTTCCTTTGATCATGCCCTTGCCCGGGACACACGGCTATCGGCATGGGGCGGAAGTCGATTTATATGCTTTTCCGCCCTCCGGAGGGGAGCTGTGCTTTTTGGGATGGAGCGGCGATATTACCAGCATAGATCCGCAACAGGTTCTTGTCATGGATTGTGATCGGCATCTAATTGCTCACTTCGGAAGAGCCGGGAAGGAAAAAACCGCGGCGTTGGATCTTTCTCTGCCCGCTTCTGTTGACAACTGTTATTTTGCTCCCGTTGATCCGGGACAGTATTCTTTTTTGAAAGGAACCAAGCTTAGCATATCGCTTGTCCTTGGACAAGGGATGTTTTTTGGGGGATGGATTGGTGACGAAGAAGATACCATCCAGTACACGAAACTTGATCTTCTACTGGATCAGGATAAGCGATTAGAACCACGTTTATCTACCGAAGGCGGTATCCTGACCTTGATGCTTGACAGTCCTGTGAAGGGCAGTATTCATCCGCCGCCGGGCCGATACTATGTTGCATCGGGACTCAAAACCTATTTGACGGCTTCATGCAACAGCGATGACTATAGTTTTGAAGGCTGGCTTGGTGCCGATGGACGGCGGCTATCTCAACACAAAAAATATCAGATAACGATTTCTCCTTCAATTAATCAAGAAATAATCGCTGTATTCCGGAAATATCGTGAGCCGCCCACACTTGAGTTCTGCGGATTGCCTGCCGCAGGTTCAAATTTGACTTGCTACCCTTTCCTGAAAAAAGACTTCGGCAGGAGTTCTGTAATGAAGTGTTTTATTGGGTTCAATTGTTTTCAAGACTGCAACGGGGATATGATAGTTCCTGCAAATCAAAATATATTGTCACTTTAACAAAGGAAATGATTATGCTGAAACAAACCTTGATTCACCCTGAAATCCTTGAAGCCCTTGCGAGTGCGGGGCACGGTTCACGGATTTTAATTGCTGACGGCAACTATCCCGCCAGTACCATGCTGGGTGAAAATGCCTCTTTAGTCTATCTCAATTTGACTCCCGGTATGCCCACCGTGACGGAAGTGCTGCGTGTGCTGCTCACAGCGATTCCGGTGGAAGAGGCCGCTGTAATGGAACCGGAAGATGGATTTGAGCCCGATATCTTTGAAGAATTCGAACAACTGCTGCCTAAAATTGATTTGGACAGGTACGGCCGCTATGAATTTTACGATGAAGCCTCCGGTCCCGAAACGTGTTTGCAGATTGTCACCGGCGAACAACGTATTTATGCCAATTTGCTTTTGACTATCGGCGTGGTTCAATAAGAGCGTTTCATGCTTTATTCGCCGCTGAAGAATTTCCCCTGATTCCTGTATAAATGTTTTGCAGTCAGCCTCTTAGAAGGGAGCATTCTATGAGTTCTACAACCCGTCGCGATTTTTTAAAACATACCCTTCTCGCTTCCGCAGCAGCTGCACCGGTAAGTTTTTCCATAAACGCCTTGGGCGCGAATGAACGCGTTATTTTGGGATTGATGGGCTTGCGTGGGCGCGGCAGTTTTTTAGCGCCCCTGGCGGCAACGCGTTCCGATGTCGAATTACGCTATCTGGCCGATCCGGACAGCAATTTTTTTGAACCACGCGCTTCAGCCGTAGAGAATCACACGGGCAAGCGCCCTGTCTGTATGCAAGATTTTCGAGAAATGTTGGATGATCCCGAATTGGACGGCATACTCATGGCAACTCCCGATCATTGGCATGCTTTGGGTACTGTGTGGGCGTGCCAAGCGGGCAAGGATGTCTATGTTGAAAAGCCTGCCTCCCACAGCATTTGGGAAGGTCAGCAAATGGTCAAAGCGGCGCGCAAGTATGAGCGCGTCGTTCAGATGGGTGTACAAAATCGAAGTGCCGAGTATTGTCATAAGGCCTATGAGCATGTTCATTCCAAAGAGTTTGGCAAGGTTCATTTTGTCCGTGTCATGAACAGTAAACGGCACGGTAACGTATCGTTTAAAGAAGACAAAGAAGTGCCTGCCGGTGTGAATTATGACATGTGGCTAGGCCCCGCACCACTGCGCCCCTTCAATGAGAATCATTTTCATTATGCATGGCATTGGCTGTGGGCGTATTCGGGCGGCGACATTATTAATGACGGCGTCCACCAAATTGATCTTGCCCATTGGATGATCGACCAGCCTTTACCGCAAAAAGTATGTTCTGCCGGCAACAAACACTATTTCGATGATGCGCAGGAGGCACCTGATACGCATACCGTTAATTGGGAGTTTGACACGTTGACGATGGTCTTTGAGCAGACCTTGTGGGCGCCTTATATGAAAAAGACACCCATGGAGGTACGCGATCTGGACATGCTGCCCAACTGGCCTTTCAGCGGCACGCGCGTAGAGATTTATGGCACGGAACAAATAATGTTTCTGGGTCGTCACGGCGGCGGCTGGGAGGTCTTTGACAAAGACGGCAAATCCGTAAAAGTGG
Proteins encoded in this region:
- a CDS encoding RbsD or FucU transport, producing MLKQTLIHPEILEALASAGHGSRILIADGNYPASTMLGENASLVYLNLTPGMPTVTEVLRVLLTAIPVEEAAVMEPEDGFEPDIFEEFEQLLPKIDLDRYGRYEFYDEASGPETCLQIVTGEQRIYANLLLTIGVVQ
- a CDS encoding Gfo/Idh/MocA family oxidoreductase, whose amino-acid sequence is MSSTTRRDFLKHTLLASAAAAPVSFSINALGANERVILGLMGLRGRGSFLAPLAATRSDVELRYLADPDSNFFEPRASAVENHTGKRPVCMQDFREMLDDPELDGILMATPDHWHALGTVWACQAGKDVYVEKPASHSIWEGQQMVKAARKYERVVQMGVQNRSAEYCHKAYEHVHSKEFGKVHFVRVMNSKRHGNVSFKEDKEVPAGVNYDMWLGPAPLRPFNENHFHYAWHWLWAYSGGDIINDGVHQIDLAHWMIDQPLPQKVCSAGNKHYFDDAQEAPDTHTVNWEFDTLTMVFEQTLWAPYMKKTPMEVRDLDMLPNWPFSGTRVEIYGTEQIMFLGRHGGGWEVFDKDGKSVKVEHGYFERSNTDHLSNFLDCIRSRKRPNADIELGHRSTLLAHYGNIAYRTGRKLSIDADTEGFIDDSEANSYVKRPYREPWVVPEIV